A single Nicotiana tabacum cultivar K326 chromosome 5, ASM71507v2, whole genome shotgun sequence DNA region contains:
- the LOC107792015 gene encoding uncharacterized protein LOC107792015, with translation MGHSSSEQRLCSVRFILVVLGLCLVLYIVRPPRLWHNSTLLASCPPCSCDCSRDSILSLPLDVINNSLEDCGKDDRDMNDEMKKDIISLLSGEINLHKNVTDDNLEHTNALIMSAKRASSHYQKETEKCNMGMEACEGAREMAEAALIQERKLSALWEIRAIELGWKDK, from the exons ATGGGTCACTCATCATCAGAGCAGAGGCTGTGTAGTGTGAGATTTATTTTGGTTGTGTTGGGTTTGTGTTTGGTTCTTTACATTGTGAGACCACCAAGGCTGTGGCACAACTCTACTCTTTTGGCTTCATGTCCTCCTTGTTCTTGTGATTGCTCTCGGGATTCTATCCTCTCTCTGCCTTTAG ATGtcatcaacaattcattggaag ACTGTGGTAAAGATGATCGTGATATGAATGAcgagatgaagaaggacattattAGTCTATTGTCAGGGGAAATTAACTTGCACAAAAATGTCACTGATGACAATCTGGAACACACCAATGCTCTAATTATGAGTGCCAAGAGAGCATCTTCACATTACCAAAAAGAGACGGAGAAATGCAACATGGGGATGGAAGCATGCGAGGGTGCTCGGGAAATGGCGGAAGCTGCATTGATTCAAGAGCGCAAGCTCTCGGCATTGTGGGAGATAAGAGCCATTGAGCTGGGATGGAAAGACAAGTGA